Part of the Acidobacteriota bacterium genome is shown below.
AAGGGTCGCAGTATGGTGTCCAACACCTGTCATCCAGTGTCGACGGCTTGACTCTATCTAAGACAAGTACGAATTCCCAACCGGCCCGACTGGCCTCGCAGCCAGCATAATAGTATTTGGTATAGGTGCAACCACTCAGAAACAGAAAACAGGTAGTCACGGTTGCCAGTTTCAACAGCTGCCAAGCTATCAAGCCAGTGTGATCTCCTTTTAAGACACTACCCATAATTCCTTCCTGAACAGACGTTGTTTTCGCATTTCATGACCGGCGTTGACTTTACATATGTCGTAAGCGGCAGAACCACAGGGGTTCTGCCCTACGGGGCTGCAAAGGTGTACGTGTAATTGTGTATGCCCCGCTGTGGAACCCCGGTGTAGTTAAGCCCGAATATAGATAGCCCGGTCGGAATTGGCAAGCAGAATCATGCCCGGCGGCGGGCGGGGACAGAGCGGCGGGCGGTTACGGTACGCCGGGCCGGTGCAGTGCGGCGCGTGGTTACAATGCGGCGCGGGGTTTTGGTGCGAGAGGCCGTGGAACGCCTGGCTTTGGGACGCGTCGGTTTCCCAGTCGGGGGACGCCAGTCCTGCTTGAGAATGGCGTACAGGTGGCTGTCCTGCCACCGGCGGCGGTGGAAGTACGACCTGCGGAGGTATCCCTCGCGTTTGAAGCCGACCCTCCTTAGCACCCGCACCGAGGCATCGTTGCTGACAAAGACGTGCCCGTAGACGCGCTCGAATTTCAATTCCCGGAACGCAAACGCGAGGATGAGGTGCACGGCCTCGGTCATGACGCCGCGTCCCCGGTATCGCTTGTTGAGCCAGTAGCCGAGTTCAGCGTTTTTGTGCAGGAAGTTGATCCTGTGCAGGCCGATGCCGCCGACGACGCGGCCGGTGCGGCGGTCCTCGATGGAGAAAGGGAACGCGGTTTTCTTGCGCCACTGTTCCTGCGACCACGCGATGAACCGTCGGGCATCCTTGCGCCCGTATGGATAGGGTATAAAGGTCTGGCGGCTGATGTCGCGGTCCCCGATATGGCGCACGAGATCATCAGCGTCCGCCGGTGTGATCCGGCGCAGGTTGACCTGGGTGCCTTCGAATCGGGATTTCATAGCGCCCATTATACGTGCAGGCGCCGGCCAACACAAGGGTTTGAGAGATCGTTTGACTGCCGGGTCCTGCGTGCCTATATTCGGGCTGACATTACCAGAGGTGAGGACATGAAACCGAAATCCGTCAAAGCTGCGCGCGGCCTGAAACTGTCATGCCAGGGATGGCACCAGGAAGCCGCCCTGAGAATGCTCAATAACAACCTTGACGCCGAAGTCGCGGAGAAGCCCCAGGAACTGATCGTCTACGGCGGTTCCGGCAAGGCGGCCCGCTCCTGGGAGGCCTACGACGGTATCGTCAAAGCGCTCAAGGTCCTCAAGAACGACGAAACGCTGCTTATCCAGTCGGGCAAGCCGGTGGGCGTTTTTCAAACCCACGAGTACTCGCCGAGGGTGCTGATCGCCAATTCGCACCTGGTGCCGCGCTGGGCGACTTGGGAGAAGTTCCGCGAACTGGAAAAGCTGGGGCTGATCATGTTCGGGCAGATGACGGCGGGAAGCTGGATATATATCGGGACGCAGGGGATAATCCAGGGGACCTACGAGACATTCGCGGCGGCCGGTGACAAGCATTACAACGGCGACCTGGGCGGCAAGTGGATTCTGACCGGCGGCATGGGCGGCATGGGCGGCGCGCAGCCGCTGGCCGGCAAGATGGCCGATGCCTCGGTGCTCTGCGTGGAGGTGGACGAAGCGCGGATCAACCGACGCGTCCAACTCGGTTTCTGCGACGTCAAGGTCAAAACGCTCGACAAGGCCATGAAGCTCATGAAGGAGCACACCAAGGCCTGCAATCCCATCTCGATCGGTCTCGTCGGCAACTGCGCCGAGGTGTTTCCGGAAATCTACCGGCGCGGCCTGGTGCCTGATATCGTCACGGACCAGACCTCGGCCCATGATGAGCTGAACGGATACATTCCGGAGGGGCTGACGGTGACCGAAGCGGCGCGGCTTCGCCGTCGCGATCCCAAGGATTATATCGGGCGGTCGTACGAGTCGATGGTCACGCACTGCGAAGCCATGGTGAGGTTTCAAAAAGCCGGATCGGTGGTGTTTGACTACGGCAACAACCTTCGCGGGCAGGCGGAGACCGGCGGCCTGAAAAGCGCTTTTGAGTATCCCGGCTTCGTGACCGCATACGTGCGTCCGCTGTTCTTCCAGGGCCGGGGGCCGTTCAGGTGGGTGGCGCTGTCCGGCAATCCGCAGGACATCGCGGTCACCGATGAGATCGTCCTGCAGCAGTTCAGCCACAACAAATCACTGGTGCGCTGGATTACCAAGGCGCGTGAGAAAATTCCGTGGCAGGGGCTTCCGGCCCGCGTCTGCTGGCTCGGTTACGGCGAACGGGCGGAGTTCGGCGACATAATCAACACGTACGTCAAGAACGGCAAGATATCGGCGCCGATTGTCATCGGCCGCGACCACCTCGACTGCGGCTCCGTGGCCTCACCATACCGCGAGACAGAGGGGATGATCGACGGTTCGGACGCCATCGCTGACTGGCCCCTGCTCAACGGCCTGCTCAACTGCGCCTCCGGGGCCAGCTGGGTCTCGGTGCACCACGGCGGCGGGGTGGGTATCGGCAACTCCATCCATGCCGGGATGGTGATTGTCGCCGACGGTAGCAAAGAGATGGCCGTCCGTCTGAACCGCGTGTTGACCAATGATCCCGGCACGGGCGTGGCACGGCACGTCGACGCCGGCTACAAGGACGCTGTCGCTTTTGCCCGGAAGCACAAGGTCAATATCCCGGGCATGAAAAACAGGTAGCCGGAAAGCGCGCACATTTTCGCCATGGCTCCAAAGAAGAAAGCGACGCTTCTCATAAAGAACATTGGCCAGCTCATTACCATGAGCGGTCCGGTGCCCCGTCTCGGCGGGCAGATGAGCGATATCGGCCTGATCGAGAACGGCGGGGTCGCGGTGGCGGCCGATGAGATTCTGCTTGTGGGGAAATCCGATGAAGTTGAGGGTCGCGCTACGCTGGCCGAGAGCTGCACGGTGATAGACGCCGGTGGTGCGGTCGTGACTCCGGGACTGATCGATCCTCATACCCATCCCGTGTTCGCCCGGACCCGCGAGAAAGAGTTCGAGATGCGGATTGCCGGCAAATCCTACATGGAAATCGCGCAGGCGGGGGGCGGCATCCGATCATCCGTCCGCGACCTGCGCACGGCTCCCGCCGAGCTTTTGCTCCAGAGCAGCAAACGGCGGCTCGACCGGCTCCTGGCGCACGGCGTCACCACGATCGAGGCCAAGTCCGGTTACGGGCTGTCGACCGAATCGGAGATCAAGTCGCTGGAGGTGATACGGGATCTCGATCAGATGCACGCGGTTGACCTGGTGCCGACCTTTCTCGGCGCTCACGAGATTCCCGACGAATACCGCGACCGGCGCGAGGAGTACATTGGCGTGATCATCAACGAGATGATTCCGGCCGTGGTTGAAAGCAACCTGGCCGAGTACTCCGACGTTTTCTGCGAGAAAGGTGTTTTCGATATCGAGGAATCGCGGCGGATTCAGCAGGCGGCCGTCGATGCGGGATTGAAACTGCGGTTTCATGCCGATGAACTGGAGTCGACCGGCGGGGCCGAACTGGCCGCCTCGATGGGTGCGGTCACGGCTGACCACCTTGTCTATATATCCGACGCCGGTATCAAAGCGTTGGCGGCTTCCGGCACCGTGGCGGTGCTGCTGCCGGGGACGACTTTTTCGCTGGGCGGTGATCGCTACGCGCCCGCCCGGAAGATGATCGAAGAAGGCGTAGCGGTGGCTCTTTCCACTGACTGTAATCCCGGGTCCAGCTATACCGAATCGCTCCCGATGATAATCTCGCTGGCGGCGGTGCAAATGAAACTTACGGCCGCCGAATCTCTGAGCGCCGTGACCGTAAACGCCGCCAAGGCCGTAAACCGGGAGAGCAGGATCGGGCGCCTCGAGCCGGGCATGCAGGGCGATATCGTGATCTGGGAGATGGGCGACTACCGGGAGTTGCCGTATCATTACGGCGTCAACCTGGCCGGCAAAGTCGTCAAGCGCGGCAAGGTGGTCGTTGACAGGTAGACCGGATGGAACGTACGCTGTTGCGGGCTGTTAAAGTGATGATGACGGCGAGACGGACGGGACGGTTCTTGTGCGCGCCGGCGCTGGCGGCGGTTCTGCTGTGTTCGGCGTGCGCTATCTACACGCTTAACCCGAGAGGGGAATCGGAGATAAGCACGATAGCGGTGGAGCCGCTCGAGAATGAAACGGCCGAGTTCGGGCTGGCTGACCGCCTGACGGAAATTATCATCGACGCCCTGATTGCTGACGGCAACCTGAAGGTGGTGTCGCCGGCCGAGGCGGATGCGATTCTGGTCGGAAGTCTGACCTACTATGACCGGGTGGCCGAGGCTTTTGACCAAAACGACCAGGTTCAATCGTATAAAGTGAGAATGGATTTCAATCTTACATTGCGCAATTCCAGGAGTGGAGAGGATTTTTGGACTCTCAAGACACGCCAGGAAGGCATTTACACGGCAGACGAAGGCACCGAAGAGGACGGCCAGCGGGATGCAGGCACCAGGCTGGTCGAGGTTATCATAGACAAGACCACTAAATCGTGGTAGGTCACGGCGGCAGCCGTGACGATAGACAGCATAGAGACGGACTATTATATAAGGCTGGTTCAGTGAAAGACATTGTCAAATACGTGAGTTGTAGCCTCGTCCTGGCGGGCGCGGTCATGCCGACCGGCCTGCTGACGGCCGGAGGAATCAACGGCGGCGCCGGGACCTCGGCCTTTTCTTTTCTGAAGATCAATGTCGGGGCAAGGCCGGTGGCCCTGGGCGGAGCCTTTACCGGCGTGGCCGATGATGAGAACTCTCTGTATTACAACCCGGCCGGGATCGCGTCTCTGGAGCGCCACGGAATTATTGCGGGTTATCACAACTACTTCGTTGACCTTCAATCCGGGCTGGTCGGATACGTCCACCAGTCCCGTGAGAAACATTTCCTGGCCGGCTATATCAGCTACCTTAACTACGGTGAATTCACCCAGACCGACAACCTCGGCACCATCACCGGCGAGTTCGGAGGCGGAGACGTGCTGTTCGGGGTCACCTTTGCCACGCGCTACCGGGAGAACATTTACGCCGGAGCGACGGGTAAGCTGATTTACGAGAAGATTCAGGGTTTTTCGGCCTCCGGAATGGCGCTGGATGTAGGGCTCAAGTATCGAAGCAACCGGGGCCGGTACACGGCCGGCCTGATGCTGCAGAACCTGGGCATACAGCTTTCAAACTTCACGGACGCCGACCATGAGCCCCTTCCGCTGATGCTGAGGGTTGGCGGCGGGATTCGTCCGCGCGGTCTGCCCATGCTGTTCTCGGCCGATGTCATGGTGCCGCGTGACAATGATGTCGATGTCGCCGTGGGTGGGGAATACTATGAGTTGAAGCCGCTGTATCTTCGTATCGGCTGGAACAGCTTTGGCTCGAACTACCGGGCCACAAGCTCGGACGACAGCATGGCCGGGGTGTCGCTCGGCTTCGGTCTGGACTGGAAGGAACTTCATATCGCCTATGCTTTTTCGCCCGGGGCCGAACTGGGTGAAAGTCATCGCATAACCATAACCGGGGGAGTATGAGTATGGCCCGTCGATACTTTAAAGGAGCCGCACTGCTTCTTGCGCTGCTGATCTTCGTGCTGGCCAGTGCCTGTTCCACGTCCGATACGGACGACCCCAGGCAGGTAGTGATAGCGTTGTTCGGCGCCATGGAGAAAAACGATCAGGCCGCGCTGGCGCATTTGCTGGATCTCGCAGAACTCATGAAGAGCACCGGTGGCGACTATGCCCTGCAGGGAGGCGAACCGCGCGTCTTTACCAATCCCCAGCAGATCCTTGACGACCTGACGAACGATGGCGAGACGAAACGCCGCTGGTTCTCGCTCCAGCGAATCGTCAACACGGCTGAGGTCATAGGTGAGTCCGCCACTGTCGAGGTGACTTTTGTGGACAAGGATTCATCCCGCGGGTACCGTACCAAGTTCGGGCTTACGAGAACAAACGGTAAGTGGCGGATTTACAGTTTCAACACAATGCGGTAGGCGACCTGCCGGCCCGGAGGCTCGGTGTTCCACACGCCGGCCGTCGGCGAAATTACGAGGCTGGGCGAGCCGACGGCGGTTTTGGGACGCCCCGTTGCCCGTAAAAAAGAAGTTTACCACCGGCATCGGAAGGGGTAGAGGGGGAACCCCCAGGTCGACGCAAATGATAAACTTCTTTCTGCTTCCATTTTAATTTACCTAATCCGAGTCGATTTGTCAATTATCTTCGGCGGCTTATTCCGGGAGGCTGCCGGCGACCTGGCCTCGGTCGATCCGGCCAACCCAGCAGGTTGTCCTGAATCGCCCGCTCGGCGCCCTTAAGTTGTTGTCTTTCATGGCGAAGCGCGCGCGCCGCCGGCCGGGACTCTCGATAACGCAGTCCTCCCGGGACCTCACGCGAAAATTCACTTGCCGGGGGTGCGGGCACGCCGTATATATGAGTAGCGACGATGCCTGATTCACCAGGTGTCTGTTAAGGGATTTTGGGACCGTGTCCGGATTCTAACCCTCGCGCAACGGCGAGGGTTACTTTTTGGCTCTTGCACGGGACCGGCAAGTTACTCGTCTGGTAGTGGAAGCGGCGGCGATTTTTCTGTTGTGCCGGGGCTTCAGGAGCGATATATTGCGAGCCGATTTGTTTGTGAGAGTCACTAGGGAGATTGGCGAGATGAAGAAGGGTGCAGGCTTTTTTTTCATACTGGTGCTTCTGGCGGCTGTTCTCGTGTGGTTGCCAGCGTGTCGAAACGACATCAACGTGCCGTATCCAGACACGTTGGCCAATGACTACGAGGGCATCTATGCGTACATGGAGATCGACGGCATTGACACCGTGGTAGATACCGCCAACTACGTGATTTTCAGGTTTACGAAGGTGGCCTACTTCCTGACCGTCAATCCCAAGCTTGAAAGCGAGGAGTCCAGCTACTTCTGTGACTGTGAGGGACTATACGAGCTGGAAAACGGAGTTCAGTTTCTTGAGGAAGACGGCAACCGAACCAACAAGGTTTGTACGCCGGATAACAATCCCCAGGGCTCCTTCGGCCTTAATCAGAATACGGGGACCGATACCATGCTCATCAAGCAGGACAACACGGAAGGCGGGATTCGCAAGATCAAGGTATTGAAGCTGGTAGTCAAGTAGGTCCCGGATATCCCAGGAAAACGTCACCGGCCGCAAGGCCGGTTTTTTTTTGGGGTGACATCGGGCGGATGAAGCCTCGCGAGTCTGCGCGGCCCGCCTGAATCGAGATTTTGCCTGACGTCGGCTGTCAGTCACCGGGTTAATACTGTGTTTGGGAGCAGCGGCAGCATTGTTGCTCCGGGGGCTGCAGGCGAACCACCTGCTTGCGGTGCAAGAGGGGTCCGTGCGCAGGGCCCCTTTTCGCCTCGGCGAGAAGGCCGGGCAGGGTTGAACGGGAGGATCCGGCGCATGCTTTCAAAAATCGTATCGTCCGCCACCCTTGGGGTTGAGGCCTATGTGGTTGAAGTGGAGGCTGATATTCAGCAGCAACTGCCGGCATTTATCACAGTCGGCCTGCCCGACGGCGCGGTCAGAGAATCCAAGGAACGCGTGACATCGGCGATCAGGAACTCTGATTTCGTGTTCCCGACCAAGAAAGTGACCATCAATCTCGCACCGGCTGACATCCGCAAGGAGGGATCGGCCTTTGACCTGCCGATCGCTATCGGCATTCTGGCGGCCACCGGACAGATCATGCGCGATGGGTTTGGCGATCATGTCATGCTCGGTGAACTTTCGCTCGACGGGGCGGTGCGGCCGGTGCCCGGAGTGCTTCCGATGGTCATGCACTTCAAAGGCAACGACGGGATAAAGGGCATCCTGGTGCCGAAGGAGAACGCCCGCGAGGCGGCCATGGCCGGGACAGTCCCGGTCTATCCGGTGAGATCGCTAAAAGAGGCCGTGCACTTCCTCGAGGATGAGTCTACCATCCACCGTTACAATATCAGCATCGAGACTGTTTTTAGCGAGGCTCGCAAGTACAGTGTTGACTTTTCCGACGTGAAGGGTCAGGAGTCGGCGAAGCGGGCGTTGGAGATCGCGGCGGCCGGCGGGCATAACATCATCATGATCGGTCCGCCGGGGTCCGGCAAGACGATGCTCGCCCGTCGTATGTCGACTATCCTGCCCGACATAAGCCTTGACGAGGCGCTGGAGACAACCAAGATCCACTCGGTCGCGGGTCGGCTGCCGTCGGGGTCGGCCCTGGTGGCCACCCGTCCGTATCGTTCACCCCACCACACTATCTCTTACGCCGGGTTGATCGGCGGCGGGACGATTCCCAAACCGGGTGAAGTGTCGTTAGCCCATCACGGCGTCCTGTTTCTGGACGAGTTGCCCGAGTTCAAGAAAGACATCCTGGAGATGCTCCGGCAGCCGATGGAAGACAACCAGGTGACAATCTCTCGGGCCTCGACAACGCTGACCTACCCGGCCGGATTTATGCTCGTGGCTGCTATGAATCCGTGTCCCTGCGGCTACCACGGTGACCTCAATCACGAGTGCAAGTGCACCTCCGGTGAGATCCAGCGGTACATGTCAAGAATCTCCGGGCCGCTCTTGGATCGAATCGACATCCACATAACGGTGCCGTCGGTGAAGTTCAAGGAGCTGTCGTCGGATATGCGCGGCGAGGATTCGGCGGCCATTCGCGTGCGCGTGAACCTTGCCCGGGAGCGACAGCTGGCCAGGTTCAAGGGTGAAAAGAAAATCTACTGCAACGCCCATATGGAATCGCGCGACACCCGCAGGTACTGCCATATCGATGACAAGACGCAGTCGCTTCTGGGGGTGGCGATCAAGACGCAGGGTCTGTCGGCCCGTGCTTACGATCGGATTCTCAAGGTGGCTCGCACTATTGCCGACCTGACGGCCAGCGACAATATCGAAATGTCGCACGTCGCCGAAGCAATCCATTACCGCAGCCTTGACCGGCAACTCTGGATGTAGGCGGTTTGCGCCCGGGGCCGCCGGTCGCGGTTGGCGAGGGTCCGCTTTTCAAGGCATGGTCAAGAGCATCTCGGCCATTAAACCGATTGACAATAGTCCAGTTTCATATAGTTTGCATAGGCCTATGCCTGAAAATAACCAGCCAACGCGGATAGAGAAGCTGCTTCTCGAAGCAGCGCATGTCTTTAATTCCACCCTCGAATACGACGAGTTGATTCGGCTTGTTCTCGGCCTGGTCATGAAGGCGGTCAATGCCGAGGCTGCGCTGGTCTTCCGGATCGACCACAACCGGACCGAGATGAGAATTCGTCTCATGAAGGCCGGTGATTCGGAGATGACGGTCTTTAGTCGCGAGCTTGGAGAGAGTGTTGTCGGATGGGTGGCAAAGTACAGGGAGCCCGCTATCGTTGCCGATCCGGCCGGCGATCCACGGGTGGAACCTGAACTAGTCCGCCAGGCGGGAATCGAGATTCGCTCGCTGGTATCGGTGCCCCTGATCGGGAAGGGCCAGATGATAGGCGTTGTCGAAGCGATCAACAAGTCGGACGGCGACTTCACGGAGACGGACCTTGACATTCTGACCGGGTTGAACAACCAGATCGCGGTGGCTATCGATAACGCACACCTTTACCGCGAGGTAAAGAGAGAGGCCTTTGAACGGCACGCGCTTTACGAGATCGGCAAGAAACTGTCCAGTTCGCTGGAGCTTGACGAACTCTTGCGAGAGATACTCGACTCGCTTCGCCAGGTGGTCAGTTTTGACTCCGGTGGTGTGTTCCTCATCGATCCCGAAACGGGCGACATGAAATCCATTTACGCGGTGGGGTATGATCCGACCCGGCAGGACAGCCTGCAACTGAAAATCGGGCAGGGGCTGATCGGTAACGTTGCCACCACCGGTCAACCCGTTATCGTGCCAGACGTTTCCTCCAATGACCAGTATGTCGAGGCCGAGGCCGCCACCCGGAGTGAAATTGTCGTGCCCATCAAGGTGGATGACCGGATGATAGGTGTGCTCAACCTCGAGTCCCGTCAGCTCAACGCCTACGATCATCGATCACTGGTGCTCATGGAAGCGTTTGCCTCGCAGGCGGCGATATCGCTGGAGCGGGCCCGCCTGCACGAGTCGATTCTCCAGGCCAGGAAGCTCGAAGAGCAACTCAATATTGCCCGTGAGATACAGCGCAGTTTCCTGCCGAAGTCCGATCCGGTGTTTCCCGGGTACGACATCTGCGGGACCAACATCTCTTCCGGCCAGGTTGGCGGCGACTATTATGATTTCGTTCGCATTGTCGACGGCCATCTGGGCCTGGTTATCGGTGACGTCTCCGGCAAGGGGATGGCGGCCGCGCTTATCATGGCAGCCTACCGTGCCTCGCTTATCGCGGAGATTCGCAACAACTACTCCATCCGGACTATTTGTACGAAGGTTAACTCGCTCATGTGCGAGTCACTGGAACCCGGCAATTTCGTCACCTCTGTCTACGGTGTCCTTGACTTCAGGAACCACATACTTACGTTTGCCAACTGTGGCCATAATCCGCCGGTGCTGCTGCGGCAGACGGGTGCTATTGAGTACCTCCGCGAGGGCGGCCCGGTGATGGGCGTAGCCCAGTTAAGCACTTACGAGGAACGGGCCTTCCTGGTCAACCCCGGTGATACCTGCGTTCTGTACACTGACGGCGTTACGGAGGTATTCGACGGCGATGGCAACGAATTCGGTCTGGAGCGACTCGTTGACGTAATTCGGTCCAACAGCGCCGGATCCGCCGCTGATATCAAGGCGGCCATCCTCGAGGCGGTGAGACGCTTTGCGTCGCCGGAGCACGTCTTTGATGACCTGACGCTGCTGATATTCAAACGGTTGGTCGTATAAAAGGGCTTTGGAATAATCAGCGGGTGAATTATATTTATAGGATCACGTAATTGTAAATCCAGGAGAGCAAGTATGAGGAAAATTGCGTTTTCGGCATTGCTCTTGTTGCTGACCTTGGCGCTGGCCTGCTCTGACGACGAAGGGGATGACAGTAACGGCCCGGGTCCCACGGGTCCCCCCAGAGTAATCGCCTTCCAGGCTGCGTCATCTCCCACCCTCGACAGTGTCGCCGACCCTCTGTGGGATAGCGCGACCGCGAAAACGATCGAGGTCACCACAAGTGCGCTGGGCCCGCAGCTTCCGCGAGAGGAACGCCAGGCGGCGCTGGCTGTTTCGGACCAGGTGCTGGTCGAGGCCATACGGTATGAAAACGATCTGTACCTCCGGCTGACGTGGGACGATGAATCCCATGATGTCTGGCCCAAGCGCTGGGTAGTGGACAGTCTGGTCAGCGGCTTTCCGGATTTTTCGCAGGGCACTACTGCCTCGGAAGATCAACTTCTGTTCATGTTTGCCGGGCTCGCCGAGGACGGGTGGGATACCTGGCACTGGCGCGCCCTGACGACAGCTATCGAAGAATTCGCCCCGAATGAGGTCAGAGGCTTCGCCGAGGGAGCGACGCTTCGGGGCATCGCTCTGCAGGCGGATTCCGGTAACCTGGAGATCGCCTTACCCAACCTAAATGACGGTTTCAATCAGCCGACATATTTCCATCCCGACTCGTCTGAATTCACGGGCTATATTCTGTACCAGCACATAGCCGTCGATCCCCCGACTCCGACTGCCGGCTGGTCAGCAGGCCAGTATGTGCCGGGTTACCGAATCGACAGCTCGATGGCCACGCCGGCGAAGGCGGAGGCGCGGGCCAGCCGCTGGGATATTCGTGCGGTCTCGCGATGGAGCGGCGGAGCGCAGTACCAGGTGGTCCTCAGCCGTCCCATGACCAGCGGTTTTTCCGACGATCTGGAAATGGTCGGTCAGGACTCCGTCAAGGTACGAGTGGGCATTGCCAACGACTTTGACTTCAGGTTCGACATCGGAAGCACCAGGCAAGGTTTCACGTCTGAATTCTGGCTGATCCTGTAAAGTCACGCGGACATCGAATGAGCGCAAAAGCCGGCCCGGAGCCGGCTTTTGTCGTAATGTCCGCTTCTGCCGGGCCGTTTCGGCTTGTTATTCTTTTCACGTTCCGTATATTCCGTGTAATGAGGAAAAGATAATCTTTTTTGGAGAGGTTTCTATGGCCCTGAGGACCTGCGAGGAATACCTGGGTTCACTTAAGAAGATGCGCCCCAACATTTTCAAGTTCGACCAGCCCATTGCCGATGTCACGACCCATCCCGCCACTCGCAGGACGGTGAGCGGCCACGGCTGGACCTTTCGGGCGGCGGCCGATGAGCGCTATCGGGATATGGTAACCACGACCTCTCATCTGACGGGCGAGCCGATCAGCCGGTACCTGTCGATCATTCGTGAGCCGGAAGACATGTACGCCAACTCGCAGATGAAGCGGCTGATGTTTCACCTTACCGGCACCTGTACCGGCGGGCGCTGTGCCGGCTGGACCGCTCTCAACGCCATGTTTGTCACTACATGGGAGATGGATAAGGAGATCGGCACTGATTACCACGAACGCTTCCTTGCCTGGTTGAAGCAGGCACAGACCAATGACATCACCATTTCCGGAGCGCTGACCGACGCCAAGGGTGATCGGAGCAAACCGCCGTCGCAGCAGGATGACGAGGATGTGCATCTGCACGTGGTTGAGAGGCGCGATGACGGCATTGTTGTCCGTGGCGCCAAGGTCATGATTTGCGGGGTCGCCGCGGCCAACGAGATCTTTGTCCTGCCCGGCAGCGCTTATCGTGAGGCCGACGCCGATTACTGCATTGCCTTTGTCATCCCCCGCGACACCGAGGGTCTGACCATCGTGGAGACCCGTCACCCGAACGACACGCGTGACGAAGAAGAGGGGTTTGATAATCCGGTGGTGGAAGGTGGGATTACGCAGGCATTTCTCTTTTTCGAGGACGTTTTTGTGCCCAGCGAGCGCGTGTTCATGTGCGGCGAACACCAGTATACCGGCAAGGCGGTCGGCTACTTTATCATGCCGTACCGGTCGGCCATCGGCGGGTGCGTGGCGGGGCAAGGGGATGTCAAGATCGGTGCCGCCGTGCTGACGGCGCGGGCGAACGGCCTGTCGTCGAGGGTGTTCAACGACAAGCTCGTCCAGATGCACATAAACAACGAGACGA
Proteins encoded:
- a CDS encoding SpoIIE family protein phosphatase, whose protein sequence is MPENNQPTRIEKLLLEAAHVFNSTLEYDELIRLVLGLVMKAVNAEAALVFRIDHNRTEMRIRLMKAGDSEMTVFSRELGESVVGWVAKYREPAIVADPAGDPRVEPELVRQAGIEIRSLVSVPLIGKGQMIGVVEAINKSDGDFTETDLDILTGLNNQIAVAIDNAHLYREVKREAFERHALYEIGKKLSSSLELDELLREILDSLRQVVSFDSGGVFLIDPETGDMKSIYAVGYDPTRQDSLQLKIGQGLIGNVATTGQPVIVPDVSSNDQYVEAEAATRSEIVVPIKVDDRMIGVLNLESRQLNAYDHRSLVLMEAFASQAAISLERARLHESILQARKLEEQLNIAREIQRSFLPKSDPVFPGYDICGTNISSGQVGGDYYDFVRIVDGHLGLVIGDVSGKGMAAALIMAAYRASLIAEIRNNYSIRTICTKVNSLMCESLEPGNFVTSVYGVLDFRNHILTFANCGHNPPVLLRQTGAIEYLREGGPVMGVAQLSTYEERAFLVNPGDTCVLYTDGVTEVFDGDGNEFGLERLVDVIRSNSAGSAADIKAAILEAVRRFASPEHVFDDLTLLIFKRLVV
- a CDS encoding 4-hydroxyphenylacetate 3-hydroxylase N-terminal domain-containing protein, coding for MALRTCEEYLGSLKKMRPNIFKFDQPIADVTTHPATRRTVSGHGWTFRAAADERYRDMVTTTSHLTGEPISRYLSIIREPEDMYANSQMKRLMFHLTGTCTGGRCAGWTALNAMFVTTWEMDKEIGTDYHERFLAWLKQAQTNDITISGALTDAKGDRSKPPSQQDDEDVHLHVVERRDDGIVVRGAKVMICGVAAANEIFVLPGSAYREADADYCIAFVIPRDTEGLTIVETRHPNDTRDEEEGFDNPVVEGGITQAFLFFEDVFVPSERVFMCGEHQYTGKAVGYFIMPYRSAIGGCVAGQGDVKIGAAVLTARANGLSSRVFNDKLVQMHINNETTYGLGIAAAALGTKHPSGAWLCDPLLSNVTKVHVASLPYDTSRLAQDIGGGIAETGCMPSSKDFDSKKYGHLIKKYLTAGRSSESRARAARLVEWSTIGSGVPGCMHGGGSPDGAKLMIRAHGRIEEKVEIARRLAQISEEIPDPPRQK